From Anopheles coluzzii chromosome 3, AcolN3, whole genome shotgun sequence, the proteins below share one genomic window:
- the LOC120959144 gene encoding trypsin delta-like — protein sequence MREDISHNSYSIKMKSVSLVIGAVFLALCLTNVFASDVEGKDRKENRKVTATSHQSKGIKSFYSGRIVNGKNGDIASFPYIVHLRVNNFGACGASIITLKHVFTAAHCLYKNQNATKITLYGGSTTQTRGGVMFQASKIVIHPYYNPETHDYDAAIVEIKTSFQGYDNIAPIALQDTEVPSDTTCYAAGWGLNNYDRRTTPDNLQYATLQVITQQQCSAAWGSYATPQVICAQQNNNGDVCKGDSGGPFVCNGKLTGATSYGGIGCRGRLPSAFAKVTAPAIREFIRNTAGI from the exons ATGAGAGAAGATATTAGCCATAACAGCTACAGTATCAAGATGAAGTCAGTGTCACTGGTAATAGGTGCTGTGTTTTTGGCGTTGTGCCTTACCAACGTGTTTGCCAGCGACGTGGAGGGTAAAGACAGGAAAGAGAATAGAAAAGTGACCGCAACTTCACATCAGTCCAAGGGCATCAAATCATTCTATTCAGGACGCATTGTTAATGGGAAGAACGGCGATATTGCATCGTTCCCCTACATAGTACACCTGCGAGTGAATAACTTTGGTGCTTGTGGTGCAAGTATTATAACGCTCAAGCACGTCTTTACTGCTGCTCATTGCCTGTATAAGAATCAGAATGCTACCAAG ATCACACTATACGGAGGCAGTACAACACAGACCAGAGGTGGGGTCATGTTTCAGGCCAGCAAAATCGTTATCCATCCATACTACAACCCAGAAACACATGATTATGATGCGGCAATAGTGGAAATAAAAACTTCCTTCCAAGGATACGACAATATTGCTCCGATTGCTCTCCAAGATACAGAAGTTCCTAGTGATACTACATGCTACGCGGCAGGCTGGGGGTTGAATAACTATGACAGAAGAACCACTCCTGACAATCTGCAATATGCCACTCTGCAAGTAATTACACAGCAGCAATGCTCAGCAGCATGGGGTAGTTATGCCACACCACA AGTTATTTGTGCCCAGCAAAACAATAACGGTGATGTATGCAAAGGCGATAGTGGAGGACCATTCGTTTGTAACGGCAAGCTAACGGGTGCAACCTCTTACGGTGGTATAGGTTGCCGGGGCAGATTGCCGTCTGCATTTGCTAAAGTTACTGCTCCAGCCATTCGCGAATTTATTCGTAACACAGCAGGAATTTAA